The following coding sequences are from one Streptomyces sp. NBC_01485 window:
- a CDS encoding peptidylprolyl isomerase, translating into MVTQEQRKRQLAREKFLRQQQRRTSARRKARVRNSVIASVLGVIIIGSLALYTTGVLKDDDKANASAETSASPSAAPSAVKDPCEKAAAGSIKKLTWKKEPAVTIDTSAKYTMKLATTCGDIDIALKAKAAPHTVNSFDFLAGKGYFDHTKCHRLTTNGIYVLQCGDPTGSGSGGPGYTIPDENLKDATLKSNVYPAGTIAMANTGQAHTGGSQFFLVYQDSQLPPSYTPFGTVSADGMKVLKKIAAAGSQPADPTTQNTAPNATVVINKATVTKS; encoded by the coding sequence GTGGTCACCCAGGAACAGCGGAAGCGTCAGCTCGCTCGGGAGAAGTTCTTGCGGCAGCAGCAGCGACGCACCTCCGCACGACGCAAGGCGCGGGTGCGCAACTCGGTGATCGCGTCGGTGCTCGGCGTGATCATCATCGGCAGTCTGGCGCTGTACACGACCGGCGTCCTGAAGGACGACGACAAGGCGAACGCGAGCGCGGAGACCAGTGCCTCTCCCTCCGCGGCGCCCAGCGCGGTGAAGGACCCGTGCGAGAAGGCGGCCGCGGGCTCGATCAAGAAGTTGACCTGGAAGAAGGAGCCGGCGGTCACGATCGACACGTCGGCGAAGTACACGATGAAGCTCGCGACGACGTGCGGTGACATCGACATAGCGCTGAAGGCCAAGGCCGCGCCGCACACGGTGAACTCGTTCGACTTCCTGGCCGGCAAGGGGTACTTCGACCACACCAAGTGCCACCGGCTCACCACCAACGGCATCTACGTGCTGCAGTGCGGCGACCCGACGGGCTCCGGCAGCGGCGGCCCCGGCTACACCATCCCGGACGAGAACCTGAAGGACGCCACCCTCAAGAGCAACGTCTACCCGGCGGGCACGATCGCGATGGCCAACACCGGTCAGGCGCACACCGGCGGCAGCCAGTTCTTCCTCGTCTACCAGGACAGTCAGCTGCCGCCCAGCTACACGCCGTTCGGTACGGTGTCGGCCGACGGCATGAAGGTTCTGAAGAAGATCGCCGCCGCGGGGTCACAGCCCGCCGACCCGACGACACAGAACACCGCCCCGAACGCGACGGTCGTGATCAACAAGGCGACGGTCACGAAATCCTGA
- a CDS encoding DUF349 domain-containing protein — protein MSSDPWGRVDETGTVYVRTADGEQVVGSWQAGSPEEALAYFERKYEGLVVEIGLLEKRVQTTDLSSKDAQVAIDHIRDQVDAHHAVGDLQALRDRLDKLVATVESRREERKQQRAKQSDEARKAKEDLVVEAEQLAESDQWRAAGERLRSLVDIWKGLPRLDRKSDDELWHRFSHARSAFSKRRKAHFAQLDAQREDARRVKERLVSEAEALSGSADWGPTAARYRELMADWKAAGRAQREHEDDLWNRFRGAQDVFFAARSSVFAERDAEQTENLKLKEELAEEAEKLLPIGDLKAARAAFRSINERWEAIGHVPRDARPKVEGRMHTVERAMQESEETEWRRTNPEARARAEGLTGQLQAAVDKLRSQIDQARTQGNSAKADKLERELEGRQALLDQALKGLHEFGG, from the coding sequence GTGAGCAGCGACCCGTGGGGCCGCGTCGACGAGACGGGGACCGTGTACGTGCGTACCGCCGACGGCGAGCAGGTGGTCGGTTCCTGGCAGGCAGGCTCCCCTGAGGAAGCACTGGCCTACTTCGAGCGCAAGTACGAGGGCCTGGTTGTCGAGATCGGCCTCCTCGAGAAGCGAGTGCAGACCACCGATCTGTCGTCGAAGGACGCCCAGGTCGCCATCGACCACATCCGCGACCAGGTGGACGCGCATCACGCGGTCGGCGATCTTCAGGCCCTGCGGGACCGGCTGGACAAGCTCGTGGCGACCGTCGAGTCGCGGCGCGAGGAGCGCAAGCAGCAGCGCGCCAAGCAGTCCGACGAGGCCCGCAAGGCCAAGGAGGACCTGGTCGTCGAGGCGGAGCAGTTGGCCGAGTCCGACCAGTGGCGGGCCGCCGGTGAGCGGCTGCGCTCCCTGGTGGACATCTGGAAGGGTCTGCCGCGCCTGGACCGCAAGTCGGACGACGAGCTGTGGCACCGTTTCTCGCACGCGCGCTCGGCGTTCTCCAAGCGGCGCAAGGCGCACTTCGCGCAGTTGGACGCGCAGCGCGAGGACGCCCGTCGGGTCAAGGAGCGGCTGGTCTCCGAGGCCGAGGCGCTGTCCGGTTCGGCGGACTGGGGTCCGACGGCCGCGCGCTACCGCGAGCTGATGGCGGACTGGAAGGCGGCGGGCCGCGCCCAGCGCGAGCACGAGGACGACCTGTGGAACCGCTTCCGCGGCGCCCAGGACGTCTTCTTCGCCGCCCGCAGCTCGGTGTTCGCCGAGCGGGACGCGGAGCAGACGGAGAACCTGAAGCTCAAGGAGGAGCTGGCCGAGGAGGCCGAGAAGCTCCTCCCGATCGGTGACCTGAAGGCGGCGCGTGCCGCCTTCCGCTCGATCAACGAGCGCTGGGAGGCCATCGGTCACGTCCCCCGTGACGCACGGCCGAAGGTCGAGGGCCGGATGCACACCGTGGAGCGGGCGATGCAGGAGTCCGAGGAGACCGAGTGGCGCCGGACGAACCCGGAGGCACGCGCGCGTGCCGAGGGTCTCACCGGCCAGCTCCAGGCCGCCGTGGACAAGCTGCGGTCCCAGATCGACCAGGCCCGCACCCAGGGCAACTCCGCGAAGGCCGACAAGCTGGAGCGCGAGCTGGAGGGCCGCCAGGCCCTGCTGGACCAGGCCCTGAAGGGCCTGCACGAGTTCGGCGGCTGA